Sequence from the Ochrobactrum sp. Marseille-Q0166 genome:
TTGGGCTGTTTCTCTGGAACGCCAATGCGTTCTTACCTTTTGCGCAATGGCCTTCGCTGCCGTTTAACCCGCAAAACATGAGCACCGAGCAGGTTATTCTGGCCTATGCGCTGTTTCCGCGCGCTTCCGTTGCGATTTTCGCCGGTGCAGCACTGGGACTGGCGGGTGCTTTGCTGCAGCGGTTGCTCAACAACCCGATTGCCGATCCTTCGACGCTTGGCGTGTCATCGGGCGCACAGCTCGCAATTGTTACGGCAACGCTGTTCTTCCCGACTGTGCTTGACCAGTTTCGCTGGGCGGTCGCGCTTTCTGGTTCTGGTGTTGCGACCGCAATCGTGTTTCTGCTTGGCTGGCGCAGTCGGCTTGAGCCGGTGACGATGGTTGTGTCCGGTCTTCTGATCGGTGTGACGTGCAGTGCGATTTCTGCCGCAATGACATTATCGCAGGGCCAGTATCTCATGTCGCTTGTGACGTGGAATGGCGGTTCGCTGAGCCAGCAGGACTGGTCATCGACGATGGCCCTTGCTTTGCAATTCCTTGTCTGTCTCATTGCCGCAATCATGCTGAGCCGTCCGCTGACGCTCGCAGGCCTTGGCGATAGCAGTGCGCGCTCGCTGGGTGTATCGCTTTCATGGTTGCGTGTTGCGGTCGTGGCTGTTGCGGTGGTGCTGAGCGCAGGCGTTGCGGCCAGTGTCGGGCTTGTCAGTTTCATTGGTCTGGCGGCTCCTGCAGTCGTCCGTGGCTTCGGCGTCAGAAAGCCGGGTTCAATCTTGCTGGCGTCGCCTTTTGCTGGTGCCGTTCTTCTCTGGATTTGCGACGGAGCGGTGCAAGTTTTTGGCGCAAATCTTGGCGAGACTTTCCCGACAGGGGCAGTTACCGCGCTGATCGGCGGGCCTTTGCTGCTCTGGCTCATTCCGCGTGTGCGTTCGACGGCTTCCCAGCAATCCTCGCCTGCACAGGTTTTCAAACGTGCTTCAAATGCCAAACTTGGCTTGCTGCTCATCGCTCTGCTGGTCGCAGCTTTTCTCGCGCTAGCGCTTGCGCGTACGCCAGAAGGCTGGTTGCTTCTGACAGGCGAAAATCTTCGCGATATCTTGCCTTTGCGCTGGCCGCGCCTTCTGGCTGCCGCTGCTGCAGGCAGTCTGCTTGCAATGGCGGGCGCCGTCCTTCAGCGCCTCACTGGCAACCCGCTGGCAAGCCCGGAAGTCATCGGTGTGAGTGGCGGCGCAGGCATTGGTTTTGCTGTAGCCCTTACAATTTTCGCGGCACCCAACAATGCGCAATTGCTGCTTTGCGCCTCCATCGGTGCGCTGATTGCCATGCTGGTCGTGTTGAGCTTTGCGAGCCGCAGAAGGCTCTCATCCGCACGCTTGCTGCTGGCAGGAATTTCGGTCGGTTCGCTGGCATCGGCCATATTGAGCATCTTCCTTTCGATCGGCGATCAACGGTCGTGGCAGATTCTTGCCTGGCTCAGCGGCTCGTCCGCAACGGCAACGCCGGAAAGTTCGCTTTTCCTCGTCGTGCTGACATTCACAGTGATTGGGCTGGCATTGCTCGCATCGCGCTGGTTGACCATACTGCCGCTGGGGCAGACAATTCCAATTTCGCTTGGTTTGCCCGTGCGGTCTGCGCGGATATTGACGATCCTGCTTGCCGCGATTGCCAGTGCCGCCGCATCGCTTCTCGTCGGCCCTTTGAGCTTTGTGGGACTGATGGCGCCGCATATGACGCGTCGTATGGGCTTTTATCAGGTACAGTCGCATGTCATTGCATCAGCCGTGCTCGGCGCGCTTCTGATGGTGATTGCCGATCTTGGGTCGCGCAATGCAGCCTTCCCCTATGAGTTGCCGCTGGGCCTTTTCGCAGCCTTGGTCGGTGCGCCCTACCTTGCCTGGGCATTGAGTAAAAAAGGATAATGTGATGAAGACGAACACGCCGCTCTGGATGGATTCTCCGGAGAGATACGGGCTTGTGAGCCGGATTCTGCATTGGGCAATGGCCTATATTCTGCTCTGGCAGTTTGTGATGATCCTTTCGTGGAAAATAGTCGGCCCTTCACCGGTGCTTGACACCGTCAGGGTTTTAGGCCCTGCACATGGAACTGTCGGGTTTCTGACGATTGTGCTGGTTGTCGTGCGTGGCATCTGGGCATTCATCAATCGCAATCAACGCCCGCCGCATCAAGCAGGGCTGATGGGCAAACTGGCGCGCATTGTACATATTGCCTTCTACGTGTTGCTGTTTGCCATTCCGGCTCTGGCACTGTTTCGTGCCTATGGCAGCGGCAAGGGACGCGAACAATGGGGAATCAATATTGTCCCTGCAACGGGCGAGAAGGTGGAATGGATGATGGCACCCGCAAATGCGCTGCACAGCCTGCTTTCATGGGTTCTGTGCGGGTTGATTGTCGCCCACATACTGGCCGTGCTGTTTCATCGACTGGTTCTTAAAGACGGCATTCTTTCACGCATGGCTGGCCCGATGCGCTCTAAATTCAGAGTTTTGCCGCAAGGAAGTCGATAAAGGCACGGATACGCGCGGCGAGGTGAGGGTGGCCGGGGAAAACCGCATGGATTTTCTCGGGCTCCGCAGGCGACCATGCAGCCAGCACTTCCAAAAGTCGCCCGCTTGCCAAATCATCGGCAACAGTATGTTCTCCGGTCTTCATCAGTCCGCCGCCTTCGATGCAGATGCGTCTTAGGATCGTGCCGTCGCTGCCAAGAAAATTGCCGGAAACGACCTGCCGAATGGTGCGGCCCGTTTCAGGATCGGCAAATTCCCATTCGCTCGGCTGGAAATTATAGCGCAGACAATTATGCGTTTTAAGGTCTTCCGGTCTTTGCGGAGTGCCATGTTTTTCCAGATAAAGTGGAGAAGCAAC
This genomic interval carries:
- the fhuB gene encoding Fe(3+)-hydroxamate ABC transporter permease FhuB; protein product: MTALGLFLWNANAFLPFAQWPSLPFNPQNMSTEQVILAYALFPRASVAIFAGAALGLAGALLQRLLNNPIADPSTLGVSSGAQLAIVTATLFFPTVLDQFRWAVALSGSGVATAIVFLLGWRSRLEPVTMVVSGLLIGVTCSAISAAMTLSQGQYLMSLVTWNGGSLSQQDWSSTMALALQFLVCLIAAIMLSRPLTLAGLGDSSARSLGVSLSWLRVAVVAVAVVLSAGVAASVGLVSFIGLAAPAVVRGFGVRKPGSILLASPFAGAVLLWICDGAVQVFGANLGETFPTGAVTALIGGPLLLWLIPRVRSTASQQSSPAQVFKRASNAKLGLLLIALLVAAFLALALARTPEGWLLLTGENLRDILPLRWPRLLAAAAAGSLLAMAGAVLQRLTGNPLASPEVIGVSGGAGIGFAVALTIFAAPNNAQLLLCASIGALIAMLVVLSFASRRRLSSARLLLAGISVGSLASAILSIFLSIGDQRSWQILAWLSGSSATATPESSLFLVVLTFTVIGLALLASRWLTILPLGQTIPISLGLPVRSARILTILLAAIASAAASLLVGPLSFVGLMAPHMTRRMGFYQVQSHVIASAVLGALLMVIADLGSRNAAFPYELPLGLFAALVGAPYLAWALSKKG
- a CDS encoding cytochrome b: MKTNTPLWMDSPERYGLVSRILHWAMAYILLWQFVMILSWKIVGPSPVLDTVRVLGPAHGTVGFLTIVLVVVRGIWAFINRNQRPPHQAGLMGKLARIVHIAFYVLLFAIPALALFRAYGSGKGREQWGINIVPATGEKVEWMMAPANALHSLLSWVLCGLIVAHILAVLFHRLVLKDGILSRMAGPMRSKFRVLPQGSR